From the Candidatus Cloacimonadota bacterium genome, the window GAAACCATAGACGCCTATCTCTTTATTGCCACCCTCGGCGCCAGCAACTATACCTTTGCCTGGGCAAGTATTTCCCAGGATCTCCCCTCCTGGATCGACGCCAATGTCCGGGCGCTCAATTTCTTTGGGGGCGTACCGGAGATTCTCGTTCCCGACAACCTGAAAACCGGCGTAACCAAAGCCTGCTATTATGAACCGGACATCAACCCGACCTATTACAAAATGGCTTGCCACTACAATACGGTCATTATCCCCGCCCGGATCGTCAAGCCCAAGGACAAGGCCAAGGTGGAGTCGGCCGTTCTCATAGCGGAACGGTGGATCCTGGCGGCGCTTCGGAATCACACCTTCTTCAGCATCGGCGAGCTGAACAACGCCATCGCCGAAAAGCTGGAGGATCTCAACAACCGCACGTTCCAGAAGATGAACGGCACCCGGAGAAGTCTTTACGAAACTCTTGACCGTCCGGCCCTGAAGCCCCTTCCTGCCAGTCCCTATGTCTATGCCGAATGCAAGAAGGTTCGGGTGAACATTGACTACCATGTCGCGATTGACGGTCACTATTACAGCGTCCCCTATCAGCTTGTAAAAGAACAGGTGGAGGCGTGGCTGACGGCAACCACGGTGGAGATCTTGTTCAAAAACCGCCGCGTCGCCAGCCATGCGAGAAGCAGCGAAAAATGTCAACACACCACGCTGACGGAACATATGCCCAAGGCCCATCAGAAATATCTGGAATGGACCCCTTCCCGGATCATGGACTGGGCAGGCAAAAACGGTCCCAATACCCGGCAGATCGTTTCCTGCATCATGGAGAGCCGCAGGCATCCCCAGCAGGGGTTCCGCTCCTGCCTGGGCATCATGCGACTGGCAAAACGTTACTCTCCAGAACGGCTGGAAGCCGCCTGCGGCCGCGCCCTTCTTCTGAAAGCCTACAGCTACAAGAGCATCGAATCCATCCTGAAAACCAACCTCGATGCCCAGGAGCTGCCGGAATCATCACCGGAGAAGAAGATCATCCATGACAATATCCGGGGGCAGGAATATTACCGACAGGAGGAGTCCGCTCATGCTTAATCAACAGACCCTGAACAAACTTTATGAACTGAAGCTGACGGGAATGGCGGAGGCCTTTGCCGATCAGCTCAATCAGCCCGATATGGACAGGCTCTCCTTTGCGGAACGTTTCGGCCTCATTGTGGACCGCCAATGGACCTGGAAGGAGAACAACCGCATGGAGCGGTATCTGAAAAATGCCAGGTTGAAACTCAATGCCTGCGTGGAGGACATCGACTACAAGACCCCACGGGGAATCGATCAGTCCGTATTCATGAGCCTCATCTCCTGCGATTGGGTGAGGCGTCATCATAACATCATCATCACCGGCCCAACCGGATCGGGAAAAACCTTCCTTGCCTGCGCCTTGTCCAACAAGGCCTGCCGGGAAGGATACCGGGCCTTCTACATCCGCTCTCCCAAGTTCTCCTATCAGATGGCCCTGTCCCGGGGAGATGGAAGTTATGGAAAAACGATCCATAAGCTTGCCAAGGCTCATGTCCTGGTGATTGATG encodes:
- the istB gene encoding IS21-like element helper ATPase IstB yields the protein MLNQQTLNKLYELKLTGMAEAFADQLNQPDMDRLSFAERFGLIVDRQWTWKENNRMERYLKNARLKLNACVEDIDYKTPRGIDQSVFMSLISCDWVRRHHNIIITGPTGSGKTFLACALSNKACREGYRAFYIRSPKFSYQMALSRGDGSYGKTIHKLAKAHVLVIDDLGLAPMTDSERRDLLEVVEERHGHASTIVTSQLPMDLWHEQIGDPTIADAILDRLVHNAHKINLSMKGESMRKKYAGLT
- the istA gene encoding IS21 family transposase; the protein is MRTIKEVLRLKWEKKLSNKQIEQSCKIARSTIREYLVRAERAGLNWPEVSDLDDGRLEALLFSPSVPAECSEKWNLPDMEYLRKELTRKGVTLRLLWLEYRQVNPDGYQYSQFCYHYHQWCNKLDVCLRQTHRAGEKLFLDYAGQTIPVTDPLTGETIDAYLFIATLGASNYTFAWASISQDLPSWIDANVRALNFFGGVPEILVPDNLKTGVTKACYYEPDINPTYYKMACHYNTVIIPARIVKPKDKAKVESAVLIAERWILAALRNHTFFSIGELNNAIAEKLEDLNNRTFQKMNGTRRSLYETLDRPALKPLPASPYVYAECKKVRVNIDYHVAIDGHYYSVPYQLVKEQVEAWLTATTVEILFKNRRVASHARSSEKCQHTTLTEHMPKAHQKYLEWTPSRIMDWAGKNGPNTRQIVSCIMESRRHPQQGFRSCLGIMRLAKRYSPERLEAACGRALLLKAYSYKSIESILKTNLDAQELPESSPEKKIIHDNIRGQEYYRQEESAHA